One Mus musculus strain C57BL/6J chromosome X, GRCm38.p6 C57BL/6J DNA window includes the following coding sequences:
- the Btbd35f30 gene encoding germ cell-less protein-like 2 — MGLLVSRVLRCRDSSLLEPQPEAIAGASYIPGSRKRKRNSLEELATSSNVHGPQNQGMYPHQVLNYIYWKRVKISSNDAYQNLFLDGHDSDIKIRALGRTWCLHKVFLCQSGYFANILKGTWRESHQGVINLIIKNEDIDTRSLHFVFGALYTDADLSITPLEVPQVLAAACLLRVDRVIQQCEGIMKETINRNTVCSYYLAAETYRLKAVKTRCFEWLLCNLMVHPSVALYKKVDLKLMYLLALSSDLLVMQKEIDVYTTLKIWMFLYLNPCWNGTMKQLLQHANNWLSTHMAYVDNISFLESEEGLIFQPVFKKLRFQHIIWDLTSTTILEQDRLIPMAWLSPIYKQQWLTLLRTQEYGVIGPQVINEQELEECTMRCGTMIPKDGRYTWKWSVGRLGFPLRVTFTRQCVILRQRCQRCDGSACHNHIRNVIFRITLVCFDSNKRVTFRKTTGYKILTFEYNEEQIVMKLDSDALTFPMCIFCNFLFVNLGNAENK; from the coding sequence ATGGGGCTTTTAGTCAGCAGGGTCTTGAGATGCAGGGATTCCAGTCTGTTAGAGCCACAGCCAGAAGCCATAGCCGGAGCCAGCTACATTCCTGGCAGTCGCAAGCGAAAAAGAaacagtttggaggagttggcaaCAAGTTCTAATGTTCATGGACCTCAAAACCAGGGAATGTATCCACATCAAGTTCTCAACTACATCTACTGGAAAAGGGTTAAGATCTCATCTAATGATGCttatcaaaacttatttttggACGGGCATGATAGCGACATTAAAATCCGTGCTCTGGGAAGAACATGGTGCTTacacaaagtatttttatgtcagtCAGGCTACTTTGCTAACATTCTCAAAGGTACTTGGAGagaatcacaccaaggtgttATAAATCTGatcattaagaatgaggatattgATACCCGATCTCTGCATTTTGTGTTTGGTGCTTTGTACACGGATGCGGATTTGTCAATAACACCTCTGGAAGTTCCTCAAGTTTTGGCAGCAGCATGCCTGCTTCGGGTGGATCGAGTAATTCAGCAGTGTGAAGGAATCATGAAAGAAACTATCAACAGGAACACTGTGTGCTCCTATTATTTGGCAGCAGAAACCTATAGATTAAAAGCTGTAAAGACGAGATGCTTTGAATGGCTTCTTTGCAATTTGATGGTACATCCAAGTGTGGCACTTTACAAGAAAGTAGATTTGAAGTTGATGTATCTTCTAGCACTGTCTTCTGACTTACTAGTCATGCAAAAGGAGATTGATGTATATACCACACTAAAAATATGGATGTTCCTTTATCTTAATCCATGCTGGAACGGAACCATGAAACAGCTTTTACAACACGCAAACAACTGGCTTTCCACCCACATGGCATATGTTGATAACATCAGTTTTCTTGAAAGTGAAGAAGGACTAATATTTCAACCCGTGTTTAAAAAGCTGAGATTTCAGCACATCATCTGGGACTTGACTTCCACAACTATTCTTGAACAAGATCGACTAATACCTATGGCATGGTTGTCACCCATTTACAAACAACAGTGGTTGACTTTGCTGCGAACACAAGAATATGGGGTAATTGGACCACAAGTTATCAATGAACAAGAACTTGAAGAATGCACCATGAGGTGTGGTACAATGATCCCCAAAGATGGAAGATATACTTGGAAGTGGTCAGTTGGACGACTTGGCTTTCCTTTACGTGTGACCTTTACCAGGCAGTGTGTAATTTTAAGGCAACGGTGTCAGAGGTGTGATGGTTCTGCTTGCCACAACCATATCCGAAATGTCATATTCAGAATAACTTTGGTGTGTTTTGATTCCAACAAAAGAGTAACTTTCAGAAAGACAACAGGTTATAAAATCCTCACCTTTGAATATAACGAGGAGCAAATTGTAATGAAATTGGATAGTGATGCGCTAACCTTCCCTATGTGTATATTCTGCAATTTCCTTTTTGTAAACCtaggaaatgcagaaaacaagtaa